The nucleotide sequence TGAACAAATAGTACGGTTGATTGATGgtatggtgatgatggtggtgaagaACGGTGACTGGAGAAGACGATTGATGTGGGTTACCAGTGATGATGAGAGGGGGGTTCACGGTTGtaggtggtggttgtggtggacATCGGAGGTTGGTTCGACGGGGAAGACGATGGAGAAGAACGGCCGGTGGATATCAACTCCGTTCAAACATCCGGCGACGATTGACACAGCGACGATCGATTCCGTTCAAACATCCGGCGACGATTGAATCACCCAGGTCAGTCGGATTTGGGGGTTTCATTCGAACACACAAAACACTGAATTTgggttttgttttttatttgttctTTGACAATTTTGTGTTAAGAATTTAGAGGGTGTTTGGATGTTGTTTAtgtggggatgatgatgatgacgatgatctgggttagatgatgattgttcttgaagattagggtttgaagatgatgatgtgcaGATGATGGGTTCTTGTTCTTGAAtttaggttttgttttttttttatttgttcatGTTCATGTAGATGAAGAGTGTTCTTGAAATCTGGGTAAGTTCATGTAGATGAAGAGTGTTTTTGAAATCTGATGAAGATCTGAAACTGATGTGCAGAAACTtttggtttcttttttttttttttttgttcaagttCATGTAGATGAAGAGTGTTCTTAAAATCTAGGTAAATTGAAATTAGATTTAAAAGGGAAGAGAAATTATAAAAATACCCTTGCATGTGACAAATAATTAACCAGGGTAATGGATGGAGTTAGTCTCAGGGGCCAAAACGGTTAGATAATGGGACCATGGGGGCTGatctgttaaaaattcttattttgggccaatatagtaaaactgatataaccacaggggccaaaaacgtaatttactctaaaataatcTCTAAACATCATATTAATATTTTGTGCCCCACAAAAACAAAGCTGTCCAAACTCCAAAGTATTTCTCATGAATTTATGACTTAAATCCGGTTTAAACATCTGTGCCCCAGAAACACTATTTGGTCCTTCAGTTGTCTACTGCAAAATTTTGGATATAACCCGTTTGAGATCCCATATATCGATCGTGCGGCTTAAGTAGAAGGCGGGATTTGCCAGTTGTGTGGAACCGGGCCAATATCATAAATAATTTCTCTATGACAAGACCACACCAATTTTATCGCTTCAGGAGTCCCTATTCCCGCTCCTCTTGGATCTCCGGCAGGTCCAAACCTGGAAATATGacttaatattaaataaataaataacaagtaaaaaagaagataaagaaaaCATCGATTTTACCAATGATTCTGTGGCGCCCCTGTAGTTCTTGCTCTAAGTCCAGCATACGTAGTTCCATTAACAGTTTTTCCCACAATATCCTGAAAATACATTGCATCCCACATAATTAATAACaaataaaattttataataaCATAAGAATTTAGTCAGTATATTATATACCTGAATAAACAAGGGATCATTAGAGACAACAGCAGCGGTTAAATGTGCATGCATCTTTTCAAGAGCTTTCAACACCATTGGGATTTGGCTGTCTTTGTACTCGGTAACAATCTAAACAatgacaaaataaaaaaaaaaaaacatataatagaATCACATTGAGTTGTATAAATATGACATTTTAAATAGTGAGTTAAAGTTAAGTCACCTGAAACGGCCCAAATATTTCTTTTGTGACAAGCTCATAATGTTCAGCTTTTAGTATTTGTTCAAGTGGAACAAAAACAGCGGTTGGTTTTATAGCACCGTAGACTTTAGGAATTGAATGGTTTTCCAACTCCTCACCACCCCATAGTAGTTTTGATCCCGGGATTTTAAGCAAATTGTTCTTGTGGTCTAGCATTGCTTCTGTTGTAACCTAAAGAAACATAGAACGTGACAATcggttaatattaataataatcttATTGTTGAAACTTTTATGTCCTGTTATTTAATAACTTACTGTAAGAACTGGCCCAATTGTTAAATTATCAAGCGTCCTTCTCCCCGCAAGGTGGTTTAGGTGACTCATGAGTGAGCTGTTTTTCCAGTTCTGCATATAAAACGAGTATGTAAAaggtaaaataaataaattataatatGATGATAAGCATTAAAAGTTTAAAACGTACGTTAATAGAATAAGTAAAGAAACAAACCTCATGAACGAATAACAACGATTGTGCTGAGCATTTTTGGCCACTACATGCATATGCATCTTGATCACACACCCATGACACATAATCCACCTGTCAATGATGATGACACCTCAGCAATACAGTTCATATTGCAAATTCATAAAGTTTCAAGATTTTATAGTTTAAAGGATATAATAATAAAACCTCGTGAACATCAGGCCCGAGGATTTTCCAGTCGAATCCTGCATCTTCTACTTTAATTCGTCCGTTCAGATCATAAGCCAACTTATCTGCTATTTTCGAGCTACCCGTAAAAAGGGTCATTCTCGGATTTGCCTGATTATGAGATCAGAATATTTTAAGGCATGAAAATGgatatcttttttttttactaataGACTGTTAAAGGTGAAGAAACCAACCTCTAGCAGCAGCTTGTTCATCGTCATTCCATCAGAATTAATAAAGTCAACATCCTCAACTGGCATCCCACAAGCATGGAGTAACCGAAGCATTTGTTCCATAACAATGCAAACCTATAAAATATTTAAATGTCTCACCTTTTTTAATAATTAAAGTCTATAAACATTAGTTGTTTGTTTCATAAGTTTTTATGTGTCTTGAGAACTCACTTTGCTATCAACTTTAAGGACGGGTTTGTTGCCCATGTAAAGAGCTCCCATCAGCTGGAGTACCGGAATCTCTAGAGGAAAATTGAAAGGTGTAATTAACGCCACCTGCAATTACACATATTAGAAACATAGTTAATAAATAACGGATGttatgaaataataataatagtatgtGAAGGGTGTCTTACAGGGCCATATGGCCATCGGAAACCATGACTTTGTTGCCCAAGATGATTCCCAGGGACTCCGAACGACCTTGCCAAGAAACGCACCTATCATACAATTGCAATTAGTAAACATGTATGTAGTGAATTTACTAAtgataaaacatttttaaaatacCTGATCACCAGAAAAGTTTTCTAAAAACTTTCCGGTAACATAAACTTCACCGAGAGCCTGCTGGTAACTCTTTGGTGAGACCCTTTGTATTAACTTAGCAAAGAAATCAGAAACCTGAAATGTCAAAAAAAGGTAAATCAatcattataaaaaaaaaatacatgagCATATCTTACTTAAGTTTTCTTTATACCTCAGGCTGGGAAAACATATGGCCTGCTTTTGCAGATACGTCTCCATATAGAAGATACCTATGAAAAATGATTGGTTACAGACAGCAATTATAAGTATCATTACATGATCATAATGTAAGGATGAAAAAAGACCTCTCGGGGGATTTAAACGGATTGTGCAGACCATGTTTGGGGCACTTAGATAAGCTTTCAACAAACGGCTGATCAAGATTTACAAGTCAAAAGATACGCGATAAGTTGATAAACACGTTCAACTGGAAACATGGTAACTTGATAGATAGTATACCTTGATCCCATTTTCATCAACTTCGTTAACTTTAATGAATGGTTCCCCATTTAGAGGATCAGGAATCGTATTCCAATTGCCAGATTCAATCCATTTTCCCTGGACTAAAACAGCCACACTTTAAAAATCTTATGTTCTTGTTATTGAATAAAAGAATATTGTTTTGTTTAGTTTACCCAAGTTTTGTACTTGAGCAGGCTGGGAGCCTGATATCTCTTCAGCTTTAACAGTAGCAAATTGTAGTGAATGAATGAGCCTCCTCCTGCAGGCAGCAAGCATATCAATAACTGAATATTTTCTTTCaagatatataaaaaaaaaacattaatctAATCTACTAATTTCGAAATTGCATACATGTATGTCTTTAATTAAATCAGGAGTGAGTGTCAACAATGAATGAATCATTCGAAAAGGTTGAAATGAAAGCACAAAACTGACCTTGAGGAAGAATTGTTCTTGATTCCATTGCAGAGTCGAAGCATTGACATTGTGATGTGTGAAAAGTGATGTTGTTGAAGATCTGTTTTTTGAGGATTGGAAGGAAACCCTCGTTGTGTTCTTAAGAGTTTTGTTGTTATAGATATGTGAGTGAGGGTGAATGCGACAGGTACGGAGTCCACACGTTTTTTCCGAGTCAATATTTGATTTCGTTATTATTTTTTTGCCATACATATATTATGTAACATTGTTTCATCAGGAAGTGTGTTTGAGAAAATAGATGTTAGATCGAGTGTAATCTGGGTTGGTTTAGCCAACAGTATACTAAGTTACTAACCTACggaactttttatttttattttttttttatttttatttttttttagagagagagagagaaagaaagaggtTAATTCAAGAGTAGTTTTGATGATTAGTGTAGAATTGAAAAGTTTTTGGATAATATAGAATACACTTGTACTAGCAGCGCATTGTCAGAAAATTATGACAATGCGCTTGTACTACCAGCACATCCAGTTGTTTCACCGGACTGAACGTTTGTTGACCAGAAATTACAGTTTAGCTGGACCTGAAAATTGAAGCTAGAATGTTTGTTAATTTCCGATACGCTTGTTGGGAAAGTGTATCCAAAAAGTTTCTTGTTTCTGACAATTTGCTTGTTGGGAAAGCGTATCCCAAAAAAAAAGTCCAAAAACATTAAATGTATAAGTTTTTTGGGATACGTTTTCGCAACAAGCAAATTGTCAGAAACAAGAGATACGTTTTCCCAACAAGTGTATCGGAAATTAACAAACATTCCGGCTTCAATTTTTAGGTCCGGCTAACCTGCAATTTCCGGTCAACAAACATTCAGTCCGGCGAAACAAATCTGGATGCGCTGATAGTACAAGCGCATTGTCATAATTTTCTGACAATGCGCTGCTAGTACAAACTTATTGCCTATTATCCAAAAATTTTTCAATCCTACACCAATCATCAAAACTACTCTTGAATTAACCCCTTTCTTCCAAAAAAAAACTCCACTTTGCCTATGTGACAAGTTATGTGGAATGCATGTTAACGAAGGACCATAAATTACTTTAATGACGAAATGTGAAAACATCTAGTATATATACCAAAGCAAAGATGGAGAAATCAAGACTTGCTTTCTCTCACAATTCTCATTTAATATTTTCGACTATTCTAATATACAAACATTTATTCTTATGTCAGGGTGGTCGCATCCTTCTTTATGGCGAGCTTAACAACAGTCTATTTTGAGGTTATTTGATCAGTCAAAGGTGCTCAAAGATTCATTTCCTTAACGTGTTAATGTGGAATCAGTCTAAATATGCTTTTTGTTGATCCATTTTCTTGAAACCTTAAACCGTAAATGGTGAATTTGCTTCTTCATTGATTCATTCCCTTGAAGTGTTTACCGGGAATTAGTCCATGACTAGAATCCGCTTCATGATTCAAGCATATTCCATTTCAATCGATCACTCAAAACGATATACCTCTACCTTGCCTCACAACCCATATAATCTTTGTAGTATGATCAAATACATCTCCTTGGGTTTTGCCCTTAATGACTCATGCATTTTACACCCTTCAAGGAGAGATTTTCATGTAGACATCAATATCTAAGTGACACTGTTGAGATGCAATTCTACATTTTTAGAGATTACAAGGTTGAGTAACCATATAAAGAAAATAGATATGCATTCAACTCAAAATATCTTGCAAGTTTCTACAGTTTTAAGTTGTTCACGCAAAGTAATGTTTGCTGCATGAAAGATGGAGCGCGCCTTCCAGTTCCACCTCATTTTCATCCTTATAACAGATGAATACAGCTTCAACCATCCTAGAAACCCTCTGTAAGTGCAAAAACACGGCCCGACAAAGGTGGGCCCAGTGCAGAAACAGCTTCTTTAATAACCTGATTTACACAAAGCAGATCAGCTCAAATCCCATGAAAATGCTAATAATAATACTCGACTCCAAGAGATGCTGCTAAAACTTACATCCAACTGATACCGAGCTGAAAAGTGGATCAATACAATTGCTTTATTCTCAAATCTGCTTGCATGATTAACTATCTGAATCACCAAAAAAATAGATCACAAAAATGTCATTATCATGACGAATTACGTATCTTTTACATATAGATCAAGATTTGACCATTTGACCTCAGATAAATGTGTGTGGCCATAGTCTCTCGCATTCTCCACCATCATTGAATTCTCCACATACGTGCTCTGCATGCATGATCGTAAGAAAACGTAATTCGATTACTAAAAAAAGCGAACATGTGGTACCTCCATAATGAGAACCTTTGCCTTCAACACATCAGCATTATCGTCATCAACGATGAAGTCGGATGTAGTATCTCCTGTAAAAGCGACTTCAGGTGACGTTGTCGTGTATGTTATCTGCCATAAATATAAATTCACCTAGTTAGTTTCTAGATTTTGTtgaatataatattatttaacaGCTAAAATTGGCAAACAAACCTCCACACCTGAGAACTTCAACTTCTTGATTTCATCCCCCGGAAGACCGACATACTCGGGTTTAAGCTTTTGTTTCACTGAATAAATTACATAACCCTGTCACAATCCAAACAACAGTAAGTAAATACTTATGTATTTTTTGTTAAAACATGCAACAGTGATGAGTAAAGACAACTAGCCTGACTTGGTATGACGTGATACGTCTTAAATGCTTTTACTTTCATATCTTTTCTCAAGTAGAATTCTTCCCCTGCAGATGTAGTGATGTCAGCTTGATATGAATTatcgagtaaaatgccattttcgtccctgaggtttggccagttttacgatttccgtccaaaggtttgtttttccgcatctggatctaaaaggtttgaaatcttgccattttcatccggctcgttaactccatccaattTCCCCGTtgagtcaggggtattttcgtcttttttgttaacttaaagggcaattcggtccttttcactttatgtacaagcatttagcataatatACAAGTATTGCCCTTTAAGTGAAAAAGACAGAATTACCCCTGACTTAAGAgagaaaaatagatgaagttaacgagccagatgaaaatgacaagatttcaaaccttttggatccagatgcggaaaaacaaacctttggacgaaagtcgcaaaactggccaaacctaaaggacgaaaatggcattatACTCTAAATTATCAAAttgaaataataataacaattagaATTGCAACTCTTTTTTTTTACCAATATCCAATCCAATCAAAGTATGCTTCAGTTCTGATTGGTCCATTGCACGGTGTGCTTCAAAGATTTTTTCAACATTTTCTTTAATGACTTTTGGTACAATGATTGTTGGTGGAGACATTCTGTATAAACCACGAGTTGCAACATACATAGGCAATCCTCCCTAGAACAATGTTTGTGTTTTAACGTTGTCAAAATGAAGTAGAAATTAATACTAAAAGTAAAAAAGAATAGTGAGGGAGATTGAGAGAAGTACAATGTGATCCATGTGACCGTGAGAAATGAAAAGAAATTGCTGAGAAATGGCTCGTTGGGGGCACTTTCCGATGTCGAAAGCTAAGTTGAGAGTGGGAAGAATTATACAAGTTTCATGCCCTGCTATTGACAGCCCTTCGATCGGGTAATCTTCGATAACCAAACCTTTTTTCTTCTTTGTTTCCATTGCTACCCAGATGCAGATTCAATAAATCAAATAAACTTGCACCTGTAAGTATGTTGAACAAATATTTGATCACTAATATTCTTTCAATAAAGGTAATTAATGTTGTCACGGTTTACGTAAATTCAATTTCTAGGGCTGTCTATCTATGCAAAGGTTTTCACCCAAGGCTACACTTCAGTAGAACTTTCATGCAATTTCTGGTTAGAAATTTCATCGTCTACATGATATATATATCCAGCCGATGATAAATGCCCACATCTAACATTGGCATTACATCAAACACCTAGTGGGCGATAAAATACTAGAAGTACGCAACAAAGTATACACTATCGAATGATTTTACAgaaaacaattacaaaaaaaaaaaaaataacaaaaaaaagaaTTAGACAAACAAAATAACCCAACAACCATATATGCATAATGCTTGCAAATTATCAACATGTCTCTCTTATAACCTCTACAATGAGAGAAAGGTACCCAAAATCAAGGAGACAACCAGAAAGACGAAGATGAGTATGCATAAATCGGCCAACTTTGAACAATAAATTGAGAATTTATCATCCAACTTTAAACACTGAAATTAGTATTTATAGACTTTATGTTGTGACTCACTGTATCAATATTCAACCCACCCGTTGTTATTTCAGTCCCAGCTaacctttttatattttattcATGACAGAAAATACAATTTCATGAGCATAAACGAGCACAGAAGGACAATCTCCAATGGCATCTCAATTATCAATACAAGAAAGATAAATGCACAATTATGATGTAATATTGTAAATCAACACACAACAGAAAACTAACAAGCCACACGATGTTGATGATTACCAATATACCACTATGAATCCATGAAGTAAGTTCCTTTTAGGGTACTAACTAGTTACTACTACTATTACTACTAAAACTTTCATTGGGGATTTTTATCGAACACTTGGTGATCATAAAACGAACAAAAACAATAGCTTTTCATCTGCACCTAAATCTTGCAAACCCATTCACAATAAAGAAGTACAATAACACCTGTACAAATTGTACATGGAAATTAGCATAGGAATCGTGAACAACTTGCAATAAACCAAAGACTGAACGTACCAGCAGAAAATATCGCCTCTGCCACTGGCCTGAATGAAGCGAGCAGAATTCGTCGTTCACCTGTATGAAACGAGCAGAATTCGTCGATCGCTGGATGAAACGAGCAGAAATCACTGGTGGCCTGATGTATAAGTGACAGCTTCACCTGTATCAAACGAGTCGGTGAAGAAAACCTTTCAAAGCCAACCGTTCATTCTGATCGGTCTGACCCGAGGGTTTTTACCCGCACCCAGGGTCGTTCCTACGTTTTTAGAGACCCTAAGCAAACTACAAAGTGGAGGCCCTTTTGCAAAATTATCATTTTCAACGTATTTAGTAACAAAACCCTCCTCCTTTACCCGGGCTTGGGACCGACAATTATAAACTAAAGAGTTTATAGTTGGCAACGTTTACATAAATTGTTGAAAGTTATATGTTTTGTATAGATTAAGCATATGCTTAAATAAAACTTACTTTTCTAGCTATAATTGAGTCAAACTCTTTGATGAAAGAATCGTAATCAAGTTATTCTAACAATGAGCCCTAAACAACAAAGTAAAATAAGCAAATAAGCCCTAAACAACAAACTGAAATCAGCAAATAAGCCCTAATTCCCTAAACTACAACTTGAAATCAGCAAATCATCAATATATATGACTGATTAGCATGTAATCAAAGTTAAAATAGTCGTTGTACCTGTCAAGCTATGTTCTTCAGTTGAGACTTTAGATTGCGATGGATACCATGATCGCCGCTCTAATTGCCTGGTTCCATATCGATTCATTCGCACATCTGATAATCGTGGCGCTTTCAGTCTTTCACGCCGCCAATATCCGCGCTTTCAATATCCCGTTTATGGAATTTGGATGATTGGGCCTGGTCTCCTTAGTGTAACAGTGTTTGTAAATGGGCCTGGTATTAGAAAATTGGTGGCCTTCAACTGTGGCCTGTGTCTAAGGTTACAAGCCCATCGGGCCGGCCCTGCCCGCACCCCATTTAGCCAATTTTCAACCCATTGATACCTTTGACTAGTGATATCGGGTTGATTAATGGGTTAAAATGTGCAACCCTTATCCAACCCATATTATTATTAGTGTAAAGTACTAAAATAGGTTTAGTCATTTTTGTTTGTTCCATTCAAAATGATTTCTTTTGTACATTTGAGTCCTTCAGGTTTGcgttttattgtcattttcatcATTGAGTTTGACAAGTTATTGTGACTTTCGTCCCTTGAAATTTGGCTCTTAAGGATTAAAATGACAAGATTCCAaatttttggatgaaaatgacacaTTAGGGACGAAAGTGATCAAGCCTTAAGgaagaaaataacattttactcTTATTAGTATTTGTGTCAATAAAGTTAATTGttcttgaagttgtttttggtTATGTGTACCTTTTTTTTACTAATTAATGATGAGTTTAGTTAACTTACAGTATacatattacattacattacattggaattagaATAAAAAAATCATGAAACCATATTGGTATTCTTGAACCAAACCATCTGCCAAAATGGTTCATTGCCTATTGATACATGAAACTTGGGTCAAAAGGAACCTCCTATATAACAAAAATATTAAGTTGAAGCAGGCTAAGCCAATGTCCAAGGACTAAAGTTTGGAACAAAAATTGATACTCTTGCAAGAAAGGTAAAAGGTTATCTCAATCCTTACCATCTCTTGAAATCAAAGTATTATCACGTCCTGTATATAACTTGTCGTTTTTGCAATCATATTTATATAACAAACTAATCATCCATTATTAATATCTTACTTCAAACACGTACCCTAAATCGCTTAAACTTCATTTATTAATGGCGCAAATCTCAGGAAGATCGCCTTTTGATAACAAACCAAGCTTGGGGAGTTTGGTATTTGAAGAGTTTGTGCCTCCTTCAGCATGGACAGATGACTCGACGTGCCTTCTTGTTGATCTTCCTGGTACATCAAACTCGTCATCATAATTATTGTGAATTTAGATTTTAGAGACTTAGTTGATATGATAAAATGGCGGGTCAACCGCATTGGGTAACAAGTCAAAAGTGGTCGTTTCCACACACTTTTCATTCATTTTCATAGACAAAAGAAATAGTATTATAATTTGTAACTATCAATCAAATTCTTAAATAAAATACTTTAGAACACAACACGAATAGACTTTGGGTAGTTTTCAACGTGTTAAACCAGTCCCCTTTTAGCGTTTTTTTTCATCTAAGACATTTGAGGCGTCACACATGGTCCAAAATCCATCATCTACAAACGATACAGAACATATTTCATTGTATTGCAGGTTTCAAGAGGCAAGAGCTAAAGCTTCAAGTCGACAACCAAACACATTTAGTAGTTAACGGAGAAAGGCAGGTGCGAGAGAATAAATACAAACGATTTGAACAAAGATTTGAATTGCCAAAAAACGTAGACACTGAAAAGATAACAAGGGAGCTTGATGGTGAAATTCTATTTATTTCAGTCCCAAAGAAAGTTGAACATAAACACCAAGATATCAAACATGACAACATTCCCGCACCAGTAAGTAAGTGATAACATATATAGCGAGGAaagtaataaaaataaacaacCAGACGCTGCTGATGTAAATGAAGATGAAACTGATAACAAAGATGGTAAAAGAAACAAACACCGAATGTGTTTTGATGAGAATAGGAGGCAAAAGACAGATTTATTTCTAAGACTTGCAATGcagaaattaaaaaataataaagggATTGTTGCGACAGCAATCTTTACATTTTCATTAGGTGTGCTGGTAACTCAGAAGTTTCGGTCAAATGGaaattgatggagggagctcttGTTGTACATAATACATATTTTACCAATTATCAAGTTGTACTTTATTACCAATGAACATTCTCACCTCAGAGGAAAACATAAGTATCATTACTATTCCTTTCTTTGTCTTACTTTATGAAAAAATGGCCACTTGATCGAAAACTACATACTATTGACACAAAAGTTATGAACTAAAAATGAAATTATGTCCATGCTTGAAGGCCAAGAGACAATTCCTGACTCATAGAGAGAATACTCTTGATAGAAGACAAAATATATAGGTTTCTTTTATAGTAGATTCTAACCATTTGTCATCAACTAACAACTAAGAAATTATATACAACTTGTAAGATATCAAATGTGACAACTAATCAACTCGTGATTTGCTTATTAAACGAATATTAAGAAAAATCTTCTAAATCAAAATTGAGATTTATTGTTGTTTTCACACGTCTTACACATTCCCACCACCGATCCATGTATATATCAGTTGATTGGATTATATGTCCATTATAATTTTCCATCACTTGAAAAAAAACTCACCTTGGAGGTCTTGGAGTATAGAGTTCAAGTTGATGTGTTGTCAAAAAGTTACATATTTTCATAATCTCTGCGCCACCTTTGGTTTTGAATGTAAACCATGTTAAATGTTATTGGTCTCTCAAAAGCCTTGATCATTGTAAAATTCATCCTTTTTAGTAGGGTCTCCATGACTCTCCAATATTATGGCTTTAACCTCTATATCTTAATGTGGCACAACATCATCACTTGAGATTCATCAATTTCTATCTCATTTGATGTCTTACTATTATGACTCTTCACGATGCATATTAGGTTACAAGTGGTAAGAAAATAGTGCTTCTGCAAAATGGAATAGGAGTGAATGAAAATGCAGGTTGATGATGAATAAAAAGTAATATGATGTATGGGACAAAGAACTAATGCTTATGACCACAACAAGCGTATTTGTTGGTATGCCCAAAATCAACTTATTTGAAGTCTTGTAACTTGTTCAATACTTCATCAGCATAAGTAGTTTTCATTTGAACAATAACAAATCTTTTATCCCAAAATAGTCCAAATAGGCTAAATAAAATGCATATAAACAAAATAGTCCAAATAGGTGCCTCTATTATCTCCATTTCTCCACCATCCACCACCGATGACACCATTATGTCTGAGCAATAACTACCACCACCAATAAGGCCAATTAGGAATTTATTTGTGGAGTTGCAATAAAAAAATGGCAATATATCATAATGTGAGTAGTAGAGGTGGCAAGTATAATTTGATTGAGAAAAAAGATACTTACAATTGATTTAACAATGGTGTATTTATACACAAGAATACATGAATGAACTTTGGAGGAGTTTAATCTCGGTATGGCGAGGTCTTGGCCAACCTTCCCATGCAAATTTTGTAATCGATTTAAAATGGTTCCGATAACACATAGACTTTAGAATATCAGAGAACTCAATAAACATGAAGGATACGAATTTTATTAACCAAAAAACTCCTCAAGATTACAGGGGATTCAATCATCAGCCGATTGAGTAACATAATGAATAAACAAAATTAAAGCAACAGAACAAGAACGGCACACAACCACTGATATCTCGCGCAGAACTTGCGAGTAACAGAAGGAGAGCGATATATTGATAAAGGGGACAATGATTGTCTGATGCATAAACCAAGAGC is from Helianthus annuus cultivar XRQ/B chromosome 9, HanXRQr2.0-SUNRISE, whole genome shotgun sequence and encodes:
- the LOC110879723 gene encoding probable aldehyde dehydrogenase; protein product: MSMLRLCNGIKNNSSSRRRLIHSLQFATVKAEEISGSQPAQVQNLVQGKWIESGNWNTIPDPLNGEPFIKVNEVDENGIKPFVESLSKCPKHGLHNPFKSPERYLLYGDVSAKAGHMFSQPEVSDFFAKLIQRVSPKSYQQALGEVYVTGKFLENFSGDQVRFLARSFGVPGNHLGQQSHGFRWPYGPVALITPFNFPLEIPVLQLMGALYMGNKPVLKVDSKVCIVMEQMLRLLHACGMPVEDVDFINSDGMTMNKLLLEANPRMTLFTGSSKIADKLAYDLNGRIKVEDAGFDWKILGPDVHEVDYVSWVCDQDAYACSGQKCSAQSLLFVHENWKNSSLMSHLNHLAGRRTLDNLTIGPVLTVTTEAMLDHKNNLLKIPGSKLLWGGEELENHSIPKVYGAIKPTAVFVPLEQILKAEHYELVTKEIFGPFQIVTEYKDSQIPMVLKALEKMHAHLTAAVVSNDPLFIQDIVGKTVNGTTYAGLRARTTGAPQNHWFGPAGDPRGAGIGTPEAIKLVWSCHREIIYDIGPVPHNWQIPPST
- the LOC110879724 gene encoding tRNase Z TRZ1 → METKKKKGLVIEDYPIEGLSIAGHETCIILPTLNLAFDIGKCPQRAISQQFLFISHGHMDHIGGLPMYVATRGLYRMSPPTIIVPKVIKENVEKIFEAHRAMDQSELKHTLIGLDIGEEFYLRKDMKVKAFKTYHVIPSQGYVIYSVKQKLKPEYVGLPGDEIKKLKFSGVEITYTTTSPEVAFTGDTTSDFIVDDDNADVLKAKVLIMESTYVENSMMVENARDYGHTHLSEIVNHASRFENKAIVLIHFSARYQLDVIKEAVSALGPPLSGRVFALTEGF
- the LOC110874999 gene encoding inactive protein RESTRICTED TEV MOVEMENT 2, yielding MAQISGRSPFDNKPSLGSLVFEEFVPPSAWTDDSTCLLVDLPGFKRQELKLQVDNQTHLVVNGERQVRENKYKRFEQRFELPKNVDTEKITRELDGEILFISVPKKVEHKHQDIKHDNIPAPVSK